One part of the Solanum dulcamara chromosome 3, daSolDulc1.2, whole genome shotgun sequence genome encodes these proteins:
- the LOC129881581 gene encoding 17.4 kDa class I heat shock protein-like, with protein MCLIPSFFGGRRSNIFEPFSLDLWDPFEGFPISSTITNAPSSAREISALANARIDWKETPEAHVFKVDVPGIKKEEVKVEVEEGSILQISGERSREQEEKSDQWHRMERSSGKFLRRFRLPENAKTGEIKAAMENGVLTVTVPKVEEKKPEVKAIDISG; from the coding sequence ATGTGTCTGATTCCAAGCTTCTTCGGTGGTCGCAGGAGCAACATCTTCGAACCATTTTCCCTCGACTTATGGGATCCATTCGAGGGCTTTCCAATTTCAAGCACAATCACCAACGCCCCCTCCTCTGCCCGTGAAATCTCCGCTTTAGCAAATGCAAGAATCGATTGGAAAGAGACCCCAGAAGCTCACGTCTTCAAAGTGGACGTTCCGGGGATTAAGAAAGAGGAAGTAAAAGTCGAAGTTGAAGAAGGAAGCATTTTACAGATTAGCGGTGAGAGGAGCAGAGAGCAAGAGGAGAAGAGCGATCAGTGGCACCGTATGGAGCGGAGCAGCGGTAAGTTTTTAAGGAGATTCAGGCTGCCGGAGAATGCAAAGACGGGAGAAATTAAGGCAGCGATGGAGAATGGGGTGCTCACTGTGACTGTTCCGAAAGTAGAGGAGAAGAAACCTGAGGTGAAGGCCATTGACATCTCTGGTTAA